Sequence from the Ailuropoda melanoleuca isolate Jingjing chromosome 10, ASM200744v2, whole genome shotgun sequence genome:
taaataatttaagttcCATAGGATCCTGTTTGTGGAAATACCACATTATTGGTCTAATTCTAAATAGAGTAAGCGCATAAAGGGTAAGAGCTCCGGTTCAAGGAATGAGTGCTGGGCCTACCAACGAAAACCTACTCTCCTAGTGTGCCTTCAGGGAAATATCGCAGGCGGTCGCCAGTGTGTATCTTTGACATCTGAATTGATACTTTATCATATCCAGTTCCTTCCTTTCACGTGGGCCCAAGCCATTGGCATAAAGAAAGGACTACAGTGATTTTGAGCGTGGGTAATGAGGATaagaataaaagatgaagaaagagaggcGCTTTAGGAACGCAgtcttctttccccctctcctaaCCCAGCTTCATTCCCGAATTCCAGGGCACCCAGAAGACAAGTTCCACCAGAGACGACGTGGAGCCCTTCCTGTGCATCCTACTTCCAGCGACCATCCTGCTCTTCCTGGCCTTTCTGCTGCTTTTCCTGTACCGCCGCTGCAAGGCCGCCGGGGCCCAGGGGCAGGTTTTCGGCCCCGACGCCCCGGAGCGCCCCGCCGCAGGGGAGGCCACGGACGCCCTGCCAGGCTTCCCCTGGAGCGGCGAGCAGGCCCTCCCCTACTCCCCGCCGCCCCGGGACACGGCCCTCCCCTCCGCGGGCCTGCCCCCCTCCTACGAGGAGGCCACCAGGAATCGCCCCGGGGCGGCGGCTCTGGATGTGGCCCGCCCT
This genomic interval carries:
- the SMIM28 gene encoding small integral membrane protein 28, with the translated sequence MRDLMASSWRKFGHAGRGTYEWLTSEPSLPLLETQLQGTQKTSSTRDDVEPFLCILLPATILLFLAFLLLFLYRRCKAAGAQGQVFGPDAPERPAAGEATDALPGFPWSGEQALPYSPPPRDTALPSAGLPPSYEEATRNRPGAAALDVARPGQRAPPAERGKQTAAGLPSEPSSQPLPERARGAERGLQT